The following coding sequences are from one Nicotiana tabacum cultivar K326 chromosome 1, ASM71507v2, whole genome shotgun sequence window:
- the LOC107827036 gene encoding F-box/kelch-repeat protein At3g23880-like translates to MISADPPGDEITNILSRLPVKALMQFRCVCKSWFNLIRDPHFVKMHMNQHSSYKKSYLISKDILDVGEKECCTLYCDETFAEHKNPEFPLWESTKSFEVFGCCNGVLFLLYPITPRSDCNMYFWNPATKIVKNLSSSTVQLPDIPVHVVFGFGYIPKLDEYKVVRILYSEQMNLTDPPKLPPIVEVYSLKTDSWTKIEIDLSYFITSHMAKAFLDGSIYWVARKVNETVYDDFIVSFDMAGHVFEEIKLPKSYLDDGALTGSLAVFRDSLYLFVHCPESLDWWHIWMMKEDCSLKVWCHQFKIDCSFKICWPLCFMKNGEVIFESIEGDFSIYDPINQQFQDLHFQGNPEMIELFAYKESLVLLDLVTKSWPSKFHDNGNEKV, encoded by the coding sequence ATGATCTCTGCTGATCCACCTGGTGATGAAATAACAAACATTTTGTCAAGACTTCCAGTCAAAGCTCTCATGCAATTCAGGTGTGTTTGCAAATCTTGGTTTAATCTTATTAGAGATCCTCATTTTGTTAAGATGCATATGAATCAGCATTCATCATATAAGAAAAGCTACTTGATAAGTAAAGATATCTTAGATGTTGGGGAAAAAGAATGTTGCACTTTGTACTGTGATGAAACATTTGCCGAGCACAAGAACCCGGAATTTCCTTTGTGGGAATCGACTAAAAGTTTTGAAGTCTTTGGCTGTTGCAATGGtgttctctttcttctttaccCTATAACTCCTAGATCTGattgcaacatgtatttttggaATCCAGCCACAAAAATAGTCAAGAATCTTAGCAGTTCTACTGTTCAGCTTCCTGACATTCCTGTTCATGTGGTGTTTGGGTTTGGTTACATTCCTAAATTGGATGAATATAAGGTGGTAAGGATTTTGTATTCTGAGCAAATGAATCTAACAGACCCCCCAAAACTTCCGCCTATTGTTGAAGTTTACTCATTGAAAACAGATTCTTGGACAAAGATTGAAATTGATCTTTCATACTTTATTACAAGCCATATGGCAAAGGCATTTCTAGATGGATCGATATATTGGGTTGCAAGAAAGGTTAATGAAACTGTATATGATGACTTTATTGTATCTTTCGATATGGCTGGCCACGTTTTTGAAGAAATAAAGCTGCCAAAGTCTTACCTCGACGATGGTGCATTAACTGGATCGTTAGCAGTATTTCGTGATTCACTTTACCTATTTGTCCATTGCCCTGAATCACTAGATTGGTGGCATATTTGGATGATGAAAGAAGATTGTTCTTTAAAAGTTTGGTGCCATCAGTTTAAAATTGATTGCTCATTCAAAATCTGTTGGCCCCTATGTTTTATGAAGAATGGAGAGGTTATATTCGAATCCATTGAGGGGGACTTTTCTATTTATGACCCTATAAACCAACAATTTCAAGATCTTCACTTCCAAGGGAATCCTGAGATGATAGAACTATTTGCATACAAGGA